In one Parvibaculum sp. genomic region, the following are encoded:
- a CDS encoding 4-(cytidine 5'-diphospho)-2-C-methyl-D-erythritol kinase, with protein MPGEDSRRVVEDAPAKINLCLRVIGRRADGYHELQSLVVFARIGDRVSAEPASDLTLDLRGPFAAALGGDPDNLVLRAARLLRERTGTNAGARLTLEKNLPVASGIGGGSADAAAALRALVRLWDVDPGAAALGEMAAALGADVPVCLDAPPALMWGIGANIARLEALPRFHLVLVNPGIALATAEVFRALAAPALAHAPEAPVLPLFATLEELLHWLSGAANDLEAPARAHAPEIGDVLAALAASAGCRLARMSGSGATCFGIYADEAAAEAAAAAIARAHPGWWAVACGVSDCG; from the coding sequence GTGCCGGGCGAGGACAGCCGCCGGGTCGTCGAGGACGCGCCCGCCAAGATCAATCTGTGCCTGCGCGTCATCGGCCGCCGCGCCGACGGCTATCACGAACTGCAGAGCCTCGTCGTCTTCGCGCGCATCGGCGACCGTGTGAGCGCCGAACCCGCGAGCGACCTGACGCTCGATCTGCGCGGTCCCTTCGCGGCGGCGCTTGGCGGCGATCCCGACAATCTGGTGCTACGCGCCGCGCGGCTGCTGCGCGAGCGGACGGGCACAAACGCCGGCGCGCGCCTGACGCTTGAGAAGAACCTCCCCGTTGCGTCCGGCATTGGCGGCGGCTCGGCCGATGCGGCGGCGGCGTTGCGCGCGCTTGTGCGGCTATGGGACGTCGATCCCGGTGCGGCGGCGCTCGGCGAGATGGCGGCCGCGCTCGGTGCCGACGTGCCGGTCTGCCTCGATGCGCCCCCTGCCTTGATGTGGGGCATCGGCGCGAACATCGCCCGCCTCGAAGCGTTGCCGCGCTTCCATCTGGTGCTGGTCAATCCAGGCATTGCGCTCGCGACGGCGGAGGTTTTCCGTGCACTGGCCGCACCGGCATTGGCGCACGCGCCGGAAGCGCCAGTCTTGCCGTTGTTTGCAACGCTGGAAGAACTGCTGCACTGGCTCTCCGGCGCGGCGAACGACCTCGAAGCGCCGGCAAGGGCGCACGCGCCCGAAATCGGCGACGTGCTGGCGGCGCTTGCGGCGAGCGCCGGCTGCCGCCTTGCCCGCATGTCGGGTTCGGGCGCCACTTGCTTTGGAATCTATGCCGATGAAGCGGCGGCGGAAGCGGCCGCCGCCGCGATTGCGCGCGCGCATCCCGGCTGGTGGGCGGTTGCCTGCGGCGTCAGTGATTGCGGTTGA